The following are encoded together in the Humulus lupulus chromosome 5, drHumLupu1.1, whole genome shotgun sequence genome:
- the LOC133778401 gene encoding probable glutathione peroxidase 8, producing MTSQPPKNPETIYDLTVKDAQGNDVDLSIYKGKVLLIINVASKCGLTNSNYAELNQLYEKYKDQGFEILAFPCNQFGAEEPGTNEEITEFVCTQFKSEFPIFDKIEVNGDNTAPVYKFLKAGKWGFFGDNIQWNFSKFLVDKNGKAADRYYPTTPPLGLEHGIKKLLGVDC from the exons ATGACAAGCCAACCCCCAAAGAACCCGGAGACAATCTATGATCTCACTGTTAAG GATGCTCAAGGAAATGATGTAGACCTTAGCATTTACAAGGGAAAAGTTCTGCTCATCATCAATGTTGCTTCCAAATG TGGACTGACCAACTCAAACTACGCTGAGTTGAATCAATTGTATGAGAAGTATAAAGATCAAG GCTTTGAGATTCTGGCATTTCCATGCAACCAATTTggtgcggaagaaccaggaactAATGAAGAGATTACAGAATTTGTCTGCACTCAATTCAAGTCGGAATTTCCAATTTTTGACAAG ATTGAAGTCAATGGTGACAATACCGCTCCAGTATACAAATTCTTGAAAGCAGGGAAGTGGGGATTTTTTGGAGACAATATTCAATGGAACTTTTCCAAGTTCTTGGTGGACAAGAATGGGAAAGCAGCCGATCGGTATTACCCCACCACACCTCCACTTGGCCTTGAG CATGGCATAAAGAAGCTCTTGGGGGTTGATTGTTGA